From Pelagicoccus sp. SDUM812003:
CGCCTTTTGTCGCTTGTTTGGCCACGTTGCGAGCGTTGTCGTCGGTCGCGTGCATGGTGCGGTACTTTATGATGTGGAAGGTCCGCTTGGTCATGCCGGTTCGCGGTTGAGCGTAGAAGATGGGTCCGGGTGACTGCCTGCGCTGCACCGCCCATACGAGAAGGGTGAGCGGAGGAAGGATGAAGGCGACGATGGGCAGGGAGACCGCGACGTCGAACGTTCGTTTGACCATGCGGTTGATCGGATTCTCTAACGGCTCGTTTTCGTAGGTGAGGAAGGTGTAGTCGCCCTCGTGCTCGATCGCCATGCGTTGCTGAATGTCCTCCTGCCAGTTGTTGTAGATGCGCAAGCGGCAGCCCGCTCTCTGCGCGATCTCCATGGCCGCCTTGGAGTCCTTTTGAGAAAGGGCGTTGGGCACGATGACCACCTGGGCGATGCGGTGCCTCTCGATGGCTTTTCCTAAGTCGTCGACCGAACCGATGCAGGGGATGGGGCGATCTTCGACCGGAGGGCAGCCTTCGCCTGGCACGTAGCCGATGATCTCAATGCCGTAGTCCGCCTTGTTCGTAATCCAGTCCTGGAGGCTGCTGAGCGATTCGGTGGAGCCTACGATCAGGGTGGGGATGGTCTGGGTCTTGAAGCTGAGTCGGCAGAGGTGTCGCGGGAGGATCTTGTTCATGGCGAACAAGGTGAGGAAGCTCGCGGTCAGGTAGGTCGTCAGGAAGAGCCGGCTGATTTCCGTATCCTTCATAACGAAAACGATCGCGAGCTGGAGCAGCATGATGCGAATGATCTGCTGAAAGCTCAGGCGAAAGGTTCTGTACCAGCCGAGTTCGTTGAAATCGTTCGCATAGTCGCGAAGCAGCCTGATGTTTACCAACGACCCGAGTGCGACCGCCAGCATGTAAAGGTTGAGGTAGCCGATGCGAAGCGAGTACCCGAACAGGGTGAAGACCTCTTTCACGAGGAGAAAGAGAAACAGCAAAGCCGCCATGGACCAAAGTCCGTGGAGGTTGAGGATTCCTTCTTGGCGATTCTTGAGCATCGAGCGAGCTGGTGATTGGCGTTACCTATGGATCAGCCTTGCTGTATAGAGTCTAAACACAACTTCAAATCGTGACGTTGCCTATACGAGCGTGGGTAGTCT
This genomic window contains:
- a CDS encoding sugar transferase — translated: MLKNRQEGILNLHGLWSMAALLFLFLLVKEVFTLFGYSLRIGYLNLYMLAVALGSLVNIRLLRDYANDFNELGWYRTFRLSFQQIIRIMLLQLAIVFVMKDTEISRLFLTTYLTASFLTLFAMNKILPRHLCRLSFKTQTIPTLIVGSTESLSSLQDWITNKADYGIEIIGYVPGEGCPPVEDRPIPCIGSVDDLGKAIERHRIAQVVIVPNALSQKDSKAAMEIAQRAGCRLRIYNNWQEDIQQRMAIEHEGDYTFLTYENEPLENPINRMVKRTFDVAVSLPIVAFILPPLTLLVWAVQRRQSPGPIFYAQPRTGMTKRTFHIIKYRTMHATDDNARNVAKQATKGDSRIYRFGQILRKTSLDELPQFINVLLGEMSVSGPRPHLIDHDKEFSEKMRVYYTRHFVKPGITGLAQSMGLRGEINEPEHLKRRIEYDIKYINTWSFMLDLKIMLLTAKAIVFPPKSAY